From one Pempheris klunzingeri isolate RE-2024b chromosome 5, fPemKlu1.hap1, whole genome shotgun sequence genomic stretch:
- the LOC139201247 gene encoding protein regulator of cytokinesis 1-like, which produces MRVSEVHAAESVAYLNRAQARLQDIWEEIGIPEEQRLQRTNDVHKHIKGLLDLMIAEEEQLKKRLLKGIESCIKELNNLCAELQLPPFEEEEGCTMLQMEKNSRTRLEMMKEHKRQRMEELKGLISKDNELCGILCTTPFCIDQSAIPSLKQLETYHAYLDDLTKEKERRHDEFVSIKKEINVCMDDLEQHPETSFEMDVMCEDEEAFCLSNDNIDALKLLLSQLQKRKTDNESRCSALRTKIQELWERLQIPQEERDTLSEHMVKSTKRNIEALQADLHRLEVLKMQSMKSVIEAIRAEIGLLWEKSFYSQEQQQAFVPYHADDFTEDLLNLHEAEVRTLKKYYEDHKELFEGVTKWKDNWTVYLELDKKANDPARFNNRGGNLLKEEKQRTDLQKSLPKLEKSLKAQIDVWEQEQGKEFLVNGQKFLEYVQQEWDHHHTEKEKEKLERQLKKTKQTQEDMLYGTTMRTPSKRRIAGTPTPGKVRKLNGTSTISTPNSFLSSGLGGTMCQSSIQKPPLSASKGLGLRTPGHGRTPRALDRNKENISHLSRNTPSGTLRSQDTHDNTFTFNSVAGSYSDFARDLSKASKSNVKSGLLNSTVSHQ; this is translated from the exons ATGAGAGTCAG TGAAGTCCACGCAGCAGAGTCTGTTGCGTACCTCAACAGAGCACAGGCCAGGTTGCAGGATATTTGGGAGGAAATCGGGATTCCAGAGGAGCAGCGCCTGCAGAGAACCAATGATGTTCACAAGCACATTAAA GGTTTGCTGGACCTCATGATTGCCGAAGAAGAGCAACTCAAGAAGAGGTTACTAAAAGGAATAGAGTCCTGTATTAAGGAACTTAATAATTTGTGCGCTGAACTTCAGCTGCCCCCCTTTGAG gaggaggagggctgcaCCATGTTGCAGATGGAGAAGAATAGCCGCACACGTCTGGAGATGATGAAAGAGCACAAAAGGCAAAGAATGGAAGAGCTTAAGGGCCTCATTAGCAAAGACAATGAGCTGTGTGGTATTCTGTGCACCACCCCATTTTGCATCGACCAGAGCGCCATCCCATCACTGAAGCAACTAGAGACCTATCATGCCTACCTGGATGATCTGACAAAAGAGAAG GAGCGTCGTCATGATGAATTTGTGAGCATCAAAAAGGAGATCAATGTATGCATGGATGATCTGGAGCAGCACCCAGAGACGAGCTTTGAGATGGATGTGAtgtgtgaggatgaggaggcatTTTGTCTGTCAAATGACAACATTGATGCTCTTAAACTACTCCTTAGTCAG TTGCAAAAACGCAAGACTGACAATGAGAGCCGCTGTTCAGCTTTGCGCACAAAAATCCAGGAGCTGTGGGAGAGACTTCAGATTCCCCAAGAGGAAAGGGACACCCTCTCTGAGCATATGGTCAAGTCAACTAAGAGAAACATTGAGGCA CTCCAGGCTGACCTCCACCGTCTAGAGGTGTTGAAAATGCAGAGCATGAAAAGTGTCATTGAGGCCATCAGAGCTGAGATCGGCCTCCTCTGGGAGAAAAGCTTCTACAGCCAAGAACAGCAGCAAGCTTTTGTTCCATATCATGCTG ATGACTTCACTGAAGACCTTCTCAACCTGCACGAAGCGGAGGTCAGGACCCTGAAGAAGTATTACGAGGACCACAAAGAACTCTTTGAGGGAGTCACAAAATGGAAGGACAACTGGACCGTGTACTTGGAACTTGAT AAAAAGGCTAATGACCCTGCAAGGTTCAACAACAGAGGTGGGAACCTTCTgaaagaggagaagcagagaacTGACCTGCAGAAAAGTTTGCCCAAG CTGGAAAAGAGTCTGAAGGCCCAAATTGATGTTTGGGAGCAGGAGCAAGGCAAAGAATTCCTCGTCAATGGACAGAAATTTCTTGAGTATGTGCAGCAGGAGTGGGATCACCACCACAccgagaaggagaaggagaaactgGAAAGG CAACTGAAGAAAACTAAACAGACACAGGAGGACATGCTGTATGGAACTACAATGAGGACACCATCCAAAAGGCGGATAGCAGGGACGCCCACTCCTGGGAAAGTAAGAAAG CTCAATGGCACCTCGACCATCTCCACTCCTAACAGCTTCCTTAGTTCAGGCCTCGGTGGAACCATGTGCCAGTCGTCCATCCAGAAACCACCTCTGTCTGCCAGCAAG GGTCTTGGCCTGCGCACCCCTGGACATGGAAGGACTCCGCGTGCACTAGACCGAAACAAGGAAAACATCTCCCACCTTAGTAGAAATACTCCAAGTGGCACACTAAGGTCTCAGGATACTCACGATAACACCTTCACCTTTAACTCTGTTGCTGGCTCCTATTCGGACTTTGCG AGAGACCTCTCGAAGGCTTCTAAATCAAATGTGAAGTCTGGACTGCTGAACTCCACCGTCAGCCATCAGTGA
- the spi1a gene encoding transcription factor PU.1a, whose product MDGYVISSASQEILPNESEDYRPPAELYPYLANVGEIYEDNRWTFHSERIQPTDFENSPVNHLTELQSVSPQQLIQPYRYSSESLPLHLEPPLGPLSLSPQIPYYTPSLCYQYQPSASPGHYYSEEEQRGISPPLEVSEGEAEFEEHNHSSFRKDTNKKKIRLYQFLLDLLRNGDMSDSIWWVDQDKGIFQFSTKHKEALASHWGIQKGNRKKMTYQKMARALRNYGKTGEIKKIKKKLTYQFSDLVLRNLYVRQHPH is encoded by the exons ATGGATGGCTATGTCATATCGTCT GCCTCACAGGAAATCCTCCCAAATGAATCAGAGGACTACCGACCACCTGCGGAGCTGTACCCCTACCTCGCTAATGTAGGGGAGATCTATGAAG ACAACAGGTGGACCTTCCACTCTGAGCGCATCCAGCCGACAGACTTTGAGAATTCTCCAGTGAATCACCTCACGGAGCTTCAGTCTGTGTCCCCTCAACAGCTGATACAGCCCTATCGCTACAGCAGCGAGTCTCTGCCCCTTCACCTGGAACCACCACTTGGACCTCTCTCTTTGTCACCACAA ATCCCATATTACACCCCGTCCCTGTGCTACCAGTATCAGCCCTCTGCCTCGCCTGGCCATTACTACTCagaagaggaacagagaggaatCAGTCCCCCACTGGAGGTATCAGAAGGGGAGGCTGAATTTGAAGAGCACAACCACTCCTCCTTCAGGAAAGACACTA ACAAGAAGAAAATCCGCTTGTACCAGTTCCTCCTGGACTTGCTACGAAATGGTGACATGAGCGACAGTATCTGGTGGGTGGACCAGGACAAAGGCATCTTCCAGTTCtccacaaaacacaaagaagctCTGGCCAGCCACTGGGGGATTCAGAAAGGAAACCGCAAAAAAATGACCTACCAAAAGATGGCTCGAGCTCTGAGGAACTATGGTAAAACTggagagattaaaaaaataaagaagaagtTAACATATCAGTTCAGTGATTTAGTGCTGCGGAACCTCTATGTGCGTCAGCATCCTCACTGA